The genomic stretch CCCCGCCTTCGGGATAGACCCCGGAGGTGTGCCAACGCGACGCGACGGTCCAAATTATGAAGTCAAGGATAGAGCTCCGGCAGACATTGTCGGTCCAAGTACTTTTCCTACGACGCACCCTGATTTGAAGAAAGTGCATCGTGTGAAAGGAAACAACCACCATCATGGTCAAACATCATCTTATGATCGGCACCTGGACGCCGCCAGGTGTAATAATCACCGTCGCATTCGACGATGAAACATTGAAGCTGGAGCTGGTGAAGAAGACGGTAATTCCTGAAGATGAGCCCATCAGTTGGATGGCTTTTGACGTATGCGCGCAACTCACGAACCAATGCGGTCAACAACGGCTGATGACCAGGAACGCAGCACCAAAGGAAGAACATCTATGGCGCATCCATGAAGAAATGGAGTTCGCATGAGGTCAAGAGCCCGAGCGAGATTGTACACACTGGAAGCTTTTCCATAGGCGGGCACCGTACGCGATACCACATGCTTACGCCGTGTCACCACTGACAAGCTTCATAGCCAAAGCCAACGACGCCGACACGAAGACACGCGCCATATTCCTCCTTCCCAGCAAGAAACCTCCGTACAACGTGTACTGCAATCCTTTCTACGACTATGCTGGTTACGGGAATGTCTTCTCGGTCAACTCCTCTGGCCATATCAAGGAGAACATCCAAAACTTCGAATACTGCGAAAAGACGGCAATCCACGGTATGGTCTTTGACCCCTCCGAGTCCTATCTCTACAGCGCAGATATGTGGGCAAACCGAGTATGGTGTCACAAGAAGACTGATGAGGAAGGCAAGCTGGAAACAGTAGGCTTCACTGAAGCGCCTGCTCCAAAGGACCATCCGAGATGGGTAGAGATGCACCCTTCCGGCAACTACCTGTATGCTCTGATGGAGGGGGGCAATCGCTTGTGCGAATACGTCATCGATCCGCAGACAAAGTTGCCAATCTACACCCACAAGACGTACCCATTGATACCACCTGGTAAGCGTTCACCTCCGTTTGATTGTTCTTGTGCTAATTGAATATTTCAGGAATCCCCAATGCGACCACCATGTACCGATCCGACGTTTGTTTCCTGACCAAGTCCTCGCAATACCTGTTCGCGACGTCGAGATCCAACTCGTTCGACCTCACCGGATATATTGCTGCTTTCAAGATTGCGCCATCCGGTGCAATTGAGCGACAAATCTGCCTCAATCCTACACCAACTTCCGGTGGGCACTCAAACGCTGTGTCACCCTGTCCTTGGTCGGACGAGTGGCTTGCGCTTACCGATGATGAGAAGGGTGGGGTTGAGATATACAGGTGGCACGATGAGTTTCTTGCGAGAGTCGCGAGATTAGAGATTGGTGAAAAGGGGTTTGGAATGAATGCCATATGGTACGATTAGTTTGACATGGACAAATAGAGAATAGAGAATGTGATACAAACGTATACTCAAACAGAGGGATGTGAACTAATTGCAGCTATGCAGATGCTCTATCAATTGATAAGCCCGAAAAAGAAAGTGCATCCGACATGCGTTTCAAACATTACCTTCATGTCCCGAACTGGTGGTGGGTGGCGGATCTATGTTCAGCCTCGGAGCATGGAGGGGCAGTgtggggggggggggggacTTCTCGCCCGAACTAGTGCCGGTCGGCAGATGTCATCGGGGAGCTTGTTCACCCCAACCTCATCATGGTTCGCACAAGAGGATTAGAGTAGCATAGTTACATCCGCAAATCTTAACAATTCAATCTTCTGTCGAAATCCATCCACTGTTGCTGCTTCTCAGATATTCCCCAAAGTGAAGTCTAGCTACCCCACTCCTCCCATCATGGCCGCGAAATCAACACCGGGCATTTTGTATGTGACTATGCAGCCCAAAGAGGGCTTATCAGATGCACAGTTTCACGATTGGTAAGTTGACCCTTCCACAGTCGGATTCTTGCCTCCTCGCGTTCTCACCTAACACTCTTCCCCCAAAGGTACCAGAACGAACACGGTCCTAACCGCCTCCGTCTCCCATTTTGCAACAATGGCTTCCGCTACCGCGCGACGGACCTCGAAAACAGTGCCGGAACCAAAGACAAGCCAGAATGGATGGCCATCTACGACTTTGACGAACTTGAATGGCTGACCAGAGAACCGTACATGAAGCTCCGTAGCGCACCAGTGCAGTCGCAAAGGGAGAGAGATACCATGAAGCAGATATTTGTCGACAGGAGATCTTATGACTTGCTCAAGGAGTGGAAAGGCGGTGATTTCAAGGACCTGCAAAAGGTAGAGAACGAGGGCGAGAAGAACGTCATGATTGCCGTTAGTTTTGCACTACAGGACGGCGCGGATAAAGAGGAGGAACTGAAGAAGTGGTATGAGGAGGAGCATGTGCCACTCCTCCAAAAGGTGCCGGGATGGAGAAGGACCAGGAGATTTGTCACCTCGTACCTGGATCTCGAAAGCGGGCACAAGACGGAGAAGGAATTCCTTGCGCTACACGAATACGCACCTCAGAACGGGCTAGGAGGACCAGAGTTTGTCGCTGCGACTACGACAGAGTGGTGCGACAAGATATACAAGAATGTCGTCAAAGAGAGGAAGAGACGAGTATACGATTTGTACTACACTTTTGGAGCTGCACAGCGCGACCTGCAGAGCCTTGCCAACAAGGACACGGTACCCGTAGAGTTTTCGGAAGGACTGGTAAAGACATACCCAGCGCATACCACACCCGAGCAGCGACCAGTGATCGAAAGCTTCATCACAACGAAAGATGGAATCCAACTCCCGTACCGTCTTGAGGGCTCAAGTGATCCTAATGCGCCGCTATTGCTTCTTTCAAACAGCATATTGGTGGACTATGGCATTTGGGATGAATTTCTGACACACTTTTTCAAATTTACAAACAACAAGTACCGCGTCCTACGATACAGCACCCGCGGACGCAACACTCTTCCATCAGAGTCTACATCACCAGTCAACCTCGACGTCCTTACGCAGGATGTAATCGCTCTCCTCGATGCTCTTCGTGTGAAAAAGGCATCAATAGTCGGCGTTTCTCTTGGAGGCGCCACAGCACTCAACGCAGGCCTCTCGTATCCAGACCGCATCTCCGCATTCATCGGCTGCGACACAAATGCCTTCGCGCCCCCCTCCAACGCCAATGCTTGGAACGAGCGTGTTCAAATGGCCGAGAAAGAAGGACTAAAAGCTTCATCAGGCGAGCCCATTGTCGGCGAAGACCTTGCCGAAATCACAGTACGCAGGTGGTTCGTCAAGGAGTCATACGACAATGCCGAACTAGCAAAGAAGATCCAACGTGTCAAAGACATGGTCAAGACAAACTCTCTAGCTGGCTTCCGTGACTCGGTCAAAGCACTGCATCAGTACGACATCCGCGACAAGATGGCCGGGTACAAGGGCAAAGGCGCGTTCTTAGTTGGCGCCGGCGACGGCGTCCTACCAAAGACTATGAAGGAAAACATGGCAGACAAACTAGGTACTGGTGTTGAACTCAAGGTCATCGACGGCGCGGGACACTTACCCATGGTGGAGAGGCCCTCGGAGGTCGCACAATTCGTAGCCCAGTTTCTGGAAAACTAGAAGCTAGAGCTTAGAAACAATCAACATAGCCTCCACGAGACAAGAGCGAATGAGCATTAAATTAACCCGGAGGCAATCACGCTGCTCTCCCGCGTGCCTTAGTCGCCCTGTCCCTGTTTTCCGGTTGTCGGATGTCTGTCTCGTTGAGGCTACGCAGACTAGGCTGCTTGCGGCGTTAGTGTGTGCAAACCAGGGTTCCCCGCTATAATCCTCATCACACACCTTACGGGTGTCAGCTGGCCATTTACTTTGACTTTTGTTGCGACCGCACTTTGTTGGGAAGTGATGGGGACGCGTGGATGGTGTGGATGCTATCACACTTCTACTCGGTTGACCTAGTGAGAAAAGCGCTACACCAAACGCAAGTTCGTTCTACTCCACACACTGTGTGTGTTTGCCACTTGCCCTGCTGCAAAACAAACCGGCGCATGGGGGTATAGGACAGGCACCTTTAATGCTCTGATTTGTCAGACGTAGATATGGATGAGACGACGAAGCTATCGATAACCTTAGTTCACAAACCCTCTTTTTCTTTCTCCGTGGTAGCGGTACCCTAGACGGAATAATGAGAAGAGTCGGCCTAGCTATAGTGATAGTGAACAGTGAACACTCTATTCTCGTATCTTTTGCCA from Pyrenophora tritici-repentis strain M4 chromosome 1, whole genome shotgun sequence encodes the following:
- a CDS encoding MhpC, hydrolase or acyltransferase (alpha-beta hydrolase superfamily); this translates as MAAKSTPGILYVTMQPKEGLSDAQFHDWYQNEHGPNRLRLPFCNNGFRYRATDLENSAGTKDKPEWMAIYDFDELEWLTREPYMKLRSAPVQSQRERDTMKQIFVDRRSYDLLKEWKGGDFKDLQKVENEGEKNVMIAVSFALQDGADKEEELKKWYEEEHVPLLQKVPGWRRTRRFVTSYLDLESGHKTEKEFLALHEYAPQNGLGGPEFVAATTTEWCDKIYKNVVKERKRRVYDLYYTFGAAQRDLQSLANKDTVPVEFSEGLVKTYPAHTTPEQRPVIESFITTKDGIQLPYRLEGSSDPNAPLLLLSNSILVDYGIWDEFLTHFFKFTNNKYRVLRYSTRGRNTLPSESTSPVNLDVLTQDVIALLDALRVKKASIVGVSLGGATALNAGLSYPDRISAFIGCDTNAFAPPSNANAWNERVQMAEKEGLKASSGEPIVGEDLAEITVRRWFVKESYDNAELAKKIQRVKDMVKTNSLAGFRDSVKALHQYDIRDKMAGYKGKGAFLVGAGDGVLPKTMKENMADKLGTGVELKVIDGAGHLPMVERPSEVAQFVAQFLEN